CGAGATCGGTGTCATCTCGCCCGAGCCGGTGCCGGCCGACGGGCTCGGCGTCGGCGAGGTCGGCTATCTGATCACCGGGGTGAAGGACGTGCGCCAGTCGCGGGTCGGTGACACGGTCACCGCCGCTCGCGGTGGCGCGACCGAGCCGCTGGGCGGCTACCGCGACCCCAAGCCGATGGTCTTCTCCGGGCTGTATCCCATTGACGGCTCGGACTATCCGATCCTGCGCGACGCCCTCGACAAGCTGAAGCTGAACGACGCCGCGCTGGTCTACGAACCCGAGACGTCCGCCGCGCTGGGCTTCGGCTTCCGCGTCGGCTTCCTCGGCATGCTGCACCTGGAGATCGTTCGTGAGCGGCTGGAGCGGGAGTTCGACCTCGACCTGATCTCGACTCTACCGAGCGTGGTCTACGAGGTGACGCTGGACGACGGGCGAACCGTCACCGTCACCAACCCGAGCGAGTTCCCGGAGGGCAAGGTCGCCGCGATCACCGAGCCGGTCGTGCGGGGCACGATCCTCGCGCCCAGCGAATTCATCGGCGCCATCATGGAGTTGTGCCAGTCGCGCCGCGGCACGCTGCGCGGCATGGACTACCTGTCGCCGGAGCGCGTCGAGATGCGCTACACGCTGCCGCTGGCTGAGATCGTCTTCGACTTCTTCGACGCGCTGAAGTCCAAGACCCGCGGATACGCTTCTCTGGACTACGAACCCGACGGTGAGCAGGATGCCGACCTGGTCAAGGTCGACGTGCTGCTGCAGGGCGACAAGGTCGACGCGTTCTCCACGATCGTGCACCGCGAGAAGGCCTATTCGTACGGCGTGATGATGGCGACCAAGCTCAAGGAGCTCATTCCGCGTCAGCAGTTCGAGGTGCCGATCCAGGCCGCCATCGGCACGCGGGTCATCGCCCGGGAGACCATCCGCGCCATCCGCAAGGACGTGCTCGCCAAGTGCTACGGCGGCGACATCAGCCGCAAGCGCAAGCTGCTGGAGAAGCAGAAGGAAGGCAAGAAGCGGATGAAGATGGTCGGCTCCGTGGAGGTCCCGCAGGAGGCGTTCATCGCCGCGCTGTCGCAGGACTCCGGCGCGGAGAAGGCGAAGAAGTAAGTGTCGCAACCCGATCCACCGGTCCACCTGGCCCGGACCCGCTCCTTCACGCGCCGTAGCGGCCGGATGGTCGAGCGCCATCATCGCGCCCTCGCCGAGCACGGGCCGCATTACCTGCTCGATGTGCCGATGGTGGGCGAGGGCACGACGGTGGAGCCTTCCTTCGCGCTGAACGTCGCGGCTGCGTTCGGGCGGAGCGCGCCTCTCGTGGTGGAGATCGGCTCCGGGGGTGGCGACTGCGCCGTCCACGCTGCGGGGGAGCACCCGGACTGGAACTTCCTGGCCATCGAGGTGTGGGTGCCCGGCGTCGCGCAGACCGTCGCCAAGGCCGTGCATGAGGGCGTCGACAACGTCCGGCTGATCTGTGCCGACGCCGCGCAGGCGCTGCCGAGCATGCTCGGACCCGGGAGCGTGCGCGAGGTGTGGACCTTCTTCCCGGACCCGTGGCCGAAGCTGAAGCACCACAAGCGCCGCCTTGTGCAGCCGGACTTCGCCGGCAAGATCGCCGAACTGCTGGAACCCGAAGGCAATTGGCGGTTGGCGACCGACTGGGCGGGCTACGCCTGGCAGTTCCGTGACGTGGTGGAGGGCTGTTCCGGGCTGACCAATCCGTATGCCGGGCGCCTCGCGGATCCCGGTGACATCGACGTCGACCCGCGTGGTGATCACGGTGGTTTCGCGCCACGTTTCGAGGGCCGGGTGCAGACCCGGTTCGAGCGCAAGGGCCTGGCAGCCGGTCGGGTCGTGCGGGACGTCGTCGGCACCCGCCATGTTGACTCACGTCATCTCTAGCGCGGCTGGCATCAACGAGCGGTCTCAGTCATGGACGAAGCGTTTCCTACGCGGAGAGCTGTTCGATGCCGCATAGGCGTGGAAGCGACGAGGGCAGGTCAGTCGACGCTTTCCGGCGGGCTGGAGGATCCCAGCAGCTGGCGAGAGCAGTAGAGCGCCATCGCGTAGATCGTAAGCACCGGGTTGAACCCGCCGTTGGTCGGGTGTAGTGAACCGTCCATCACCCAGAGGTTATCGTGGCCGTGCACGCGACCCGAGGGATCGACGACCGACGTGCGCGGATCGGCCCCCATGCGCAGTGTTCCTGCCTGGTGCTGCCCGGCCGGCCAGAAGGCGGTCAGGGGTGAGCCCCAGATCTCGTGCGCGCCGCTGGCTTTCAACCACTCTTCCGCGCGCCCGCGATGAGCACTTGCCGCCTTGATCGTCTCGGGGTGCAGCGACTGGTGGATGTGCGCGACGGGCTGACCCACGCTGTCGGTAACCCCCTCCGCGAGGGTGACACGATTGTTGGCTGTTGGGATCTCCTGGACAGGCCCGAAGATGTGGCTGGTGCGGAGGTAGTACCTCGACGTGCCTGACGCTACCTTCGCTTGTCCTGATGTGACTACTTTCTGTCGGCTCGATCGTCTCGGCCTCGAAGTAACGGGGCAGCGGCTGGAGCCCGGTCGGGCGGTGCTGGCGTGCCGGGTCGTAGCCGGCGAGTTCGACGACTGGTGCCAAGTGTGCGGCTGCCAGGGAGCGGCTCGGGACACGGTGATCCGCAAACTGGCGCACGAGCCGTTCGGGTGGCGTCCGACCACGCTGGTGGTGACGGTCCGCCGGTACCGGTGCACCGGGTGCGGGCGGGTGTGGCGTCAGGACACCAGCAAGGCGGCCGAGCCCCGAGCGAAACTGTCCCGGCAGGCGCTGCGGTGGGCGCTGAACGCGCTGGTGTGTCAGCACCTGACGGTGGCCCGGGTCGCCGAATCGCTTGCCGTGTCATGGGATACGGCGAACAACGCGGTTCTGGCCGAGGGCAGGAGGGTGCTGATCGCCGACCCGTCCCGGTTCGCCGGCGTCACCACAATCGGCGTCGACGAGCACGTGTGGCGGCATACCAGGAAGGGCGACAAGTACGTGACGGTGATCATCGACCTCACCGCCGTGCGGAACCAGACGGGTCCGGCCAGGTTGTTGGACATGGTCGAGGGACGCTCCAAGCAGGTGTTCGCGACTTGGCTGCAAGCGCGCCCGCAGGCGTGGCGTGACGGGATTGAGGTGGTCGCGATGGACGGGTTCACTGGGTTCAAAACCGCTGCCACAGAACAACTTCCGGATGTCACACCGGTCATGGATCCGTTTCATGTGATCCAGCTCGCCGGCGACGGGTTGGACCGGTGCCGGCAACGCGTGCAGCAGGCCACCCGTGGGCACCGCGGCCGCAAGGGCGACCCGTTGTACGGGGTGCGCCGCACGCTGCACACCGGCAAGGAACTATTGACCAGCAAGCAGAAGACCCGCCTGGACGCGGTGTTCGCCGACCAGGAGCACGTGCAGGTCGAGATCACCTGGGGCGTCTACCAGGACATGGTCGCCGCCTACCGTGACCCGGACCGCGCCGCCGGCCGCAAAGCTCTACGCGTCCTGATCGCCAAGATCAGCGCCGGGGTCCCAGCCGAACTGGCCGAGATCGTCACCCTCGGGCGAACGCTCAAACGCCGCGCCGCCGACATCCTGGCTTACTTTGATCGGCCCGGCACCAGCAACGGACCCACCGAAGCCATCAACGGACGCCTGGAACACCTCCGCGGATCCGCCCTCGGCTTCCGCAACCTGACCAACTACATCGCTTATGCGGAATTCCGCATAAGCGATGGTATGTCGACCTCGGGGTTATGTTGACTGGCTCGGTCGATGCCCTGCTCCGGAGGGGACCGGGCGCTGAGCTGGTCAAGATAACGATGAGCGTCTGTGTCGGGGTTCGCTTGATCTGACTGGGCGGTCGCTGGGATCGCCTGGCGTCAGGTCAGGAGGACCAGGGATGGTGATTCATCGTGATCAGCGCCGCGCCGACGTGCGGGAGGCGCTGAACGAGTTCGAGAAGTGGCTGCTGCGGGAGCGGTCAGCGCAGGAGCGCACCGCTGCCGCTTACACGGCCCGTGTCGCAGCGTTTGTGGAGTGGCTGCCCGCACCGGTCGATCAGTCGCTGGCGACGCTGACGGCGGCGAAGGTGACCGAATGGGTGAACCTGGAAGCAGCACGAGGGTTGAAGGCGTCCACGCTGGGCAAGCAGTTGGTGATGCTGCGCTCGTTCTTGCAGTACGCCCACCGCTCAGGCCGGACGGGGCAGGACCTGTCCGGAGTGGTGCCGCACGCGGCGGCCTGGCGGCTGTCGTCGATCCCTGACCCGGTGCCTGCTGGGACGATCGAGGCGCTGTTCGCCACTCTCGATTTGCATTCGGCGAAAGGGCTGCGTGACCGGGCGATCCTGTTGCTGTTGACCGGTCTGGGGCTGCGGGCCTGTGAGATCGCCGGGCTGCGACTCGACGACATCGGATGGCGCACCGGAACCCTGCGCGTTCGGGGCAAGGGTGACCGTGTCGATGAGCTCCCACTGCCGGATGAGATCGGCCAAGCGTTGGAGGACTACGTTCTTCACGGCCGCGGCGGCCGGATCGTCGGCGAGGAAGTGTTCTTCACCGTGATCGATCCGGTCCAGCCGTTGACGGCGAATGGTGTCTGCGGGACCGTCCGACAGATCTGTATCAAGGCCGGGGTGGAGAAGTTCGGCCCGCACCGTCTGCGACACACGTTCGCGACGGGGATGCTCGCATCCGGGGCCACGTTGCAGGAGATCCAACGGCTGCTACGGCACGCTCACCTGCGCACGACCGCGATCTACACCAAGGTCGACACGAACCGACTGGCCGCGCTGGCTCCCGAGTGGCCTGCTGCCGCGTCGAGCAGGCGGACCCGATGACCGGCCTGCGTGAACTCCTGGAAGGCTACCTGGCGACCCGAAGGGCGCTCGGGTTCAAACTGGCCACGCCCGGCAAGGCCCTGGACGCGTTCGTGGGGTGGATGGAAGAAGCAGGCGAACCCACCATCCGACACGATCTGGCGACCGCCTGGGCTTCACAGTTCTCCCGTGGCACCGTGTTGGAGTACTTGAACTACGTCCGTCAGTTCGCTGCGCACGTCGCCTGGTTCGACCCCGCTACCGAGATTCCGATCCTCGACGGGCGACCCTACGGGGCGCATCGTCCTCGCCCGCTGATCTTCACCAGCGACCAGATCGACATGCTGCTGGCTGCGGCGGGCAGGCTGACTCCACAGGTCCGTGCGGCATCCTGGCAAACACTGCTCGGGCTGCTCACAGTGACCGGGATGAGGATCAGCGAAGCCCGCAACCTCGATGACGGGGACATCGCCCTGGACGAGTCCGGTGATGGCAGCGGCTGGGCACGAGTGACGGACACGAAGTTCGGCAAGTCCCGCCTCGTTCCGCTCCGCTCATCGACGATGGCAGCGATCAACAGATATCAGCGCCTTCGGGACAAGACGTTCCCGGTCCCGAAGACCGCGGCAGTGTTCGTCGCTCGGCGCGGCACCCGACTCGCTCGCTCGACCGCAGGAAACACCTTCCGAGAGATCCGAGAGATGGCCGGTCTGGCTGGTGGCCCGAACCAGCCGGCTGCCCGGCTGCATGACTTTCGGCACTCGTTCGCGACAACCACGCTGATCGGTCACATCCGCGGCGGCGGGGATGTCGATGCGATGATGCCGGTGCTGTCGGCGTTCCTCGGGCACGTCGGCCCGGAAGCGACGTACTGGTATCTGTCGAACACCCCGGAGTTGGCAGCCGCTCTTGCCGAACGTATCCAGGCGAGTGGGGCCGATGATGAGTGAGCTCGCACCGCTGCTGCAACGGTTCTTCACCGACAAGCTCGACCGGCACCTGAACGCCAGCGTCCACACGAAAGCGGCCTACGCCGACACGTTCCGCCTCCTGCTGGGTTACGCCGAGCGGGCCACGGGCATCGCCCCGTCCGCGCTGACTCTGGCCGACCTCGACGCGGACCTGATCGGCGGGTTCCTCCAGCACCTGGAAACCGAGCGCAGGAACTCCCCGGCCACCCGCAACACGCGCCGCGCGGCGCTGCGCTCGTTCTTCACCTACGCCAGCTACCGGGCACCGGACGCGATCGCCACGATCAGCCAGGTCCTCGCAATCCCCGCGAAACGCACCAAGACCACCCTCGTGTCGTTCCTCACCGCGGCCGAGGCTGAAGCCCTCATCTCCGCTCCAGACACCAGCACCTGGCTCGGGCGCCGTGACCGGCTCCTGCTGCACCTGGGCATCCAAACCGGGCTGCGTGTCAGCGAGCTGATCAGCCTGCGGATCGACAGCATCACCATCGGACCGCACAGCCAACTCGAGTGCGTCGGGAAAGGCCGCAAGCAGCGAGTGATCCCGCTGCAGAAGAACACCGTGAAACTCGTTACGGCCTGGCTCGCCGAGCGCCCACCGCAGGCAGAGGGACCGCTGTTCCCGACCAGTACAGGCACCGCGCTGACCAGAGCCGCCGTCGGCAAGCTCGTCACCAGACATGCGGCGACCGCGGCCAAGCGATGCCCTTCGCTGGCAGGGAAGAACGTCACCCCGCACACGCTGCGGCACACCTGCGCGATGAGCCTGCTGCACGCCGGGATCGACACCGCGAGCATCGCGCTCTGGCTCGGTCACGCGAACATCCAGACCACGCAGATCTACCTCCACGCCGACCTCGAAATCAAACGACGAACCCTGGAACGCGTCCCCGCGATCGATGAACGGCCCCCAGCTCGCTACCAGGCCTCGGACGCTCTCATCGCGTTCCTCAAGAACCGCTGAGCCCGGCACGGTTATGTTGACCAGCTCAGCGCCCGGTCCCCTCCGGAGCAGGGCATCGACCGAGCCAGTCAACATAACCCCGAGGTCGACATACCATCGCCCGAAGCCTGCTGGAATCAGGCGGATTCAGACCACAACTACACCCTGGATCGTGAAGAGCCCCGAAAGCTCCGGTGAAACGGTCGGTACTGGTCGGTCGTCGTCGGTCACCACCGGATGGCGGCGTCCTCCACGCTCGGCGTTTACGCAGGTCAGCGGCTCGTTCGCCCAGTGGGCGCATCAAGCGATAGACGCAAAGCCGACGTGATTAGGTCGTCGGTTCGATTCCGACAGGCGGCTCCGGCGAACAGCCCCTGACCTGCGGAAACGCAGGGCAGGGGCGGTTCGGCTCTGGTGGTCGCGCGATGCGCTGGCCTCACGGCTCTGCCCGACACCGACGTCGCTCTCCTCTGCGACGGACCCCTCGCCGGCTGAGCGCTCGCGGCCGGCATCCTGTCCGTGTGCCGATAGGCCTCGCACCGCTCGGCAACGCAGCGTGGCGTTGCGTCGCGACCTGGCGACGGCTCGGCGGGGCGCGATCGTCTCGTGCGTTGGCGGACTACGGGAGCTTGGAAGCGAGGACGTCGGCCGCCAGGATCTCGGGTGCTGCGCCGAGGAGGTGCTGGTTGGCCGTCAGGGCTGCGACGATGGCGCCGTTGGCGTGGGCGTCGCGAGCGGCCTCGTCGGGGAATGCATCGAAGATCCAGAAGGTGTCGGCGTGGGTCCTGACCGCGAACCAGACAATCGTTCCTTCTTCTTCGTTGGCGAGTGCGACAGCGCCGGCGAGCAGATCGGCGAGCGCGTCGTGCTGTCCATCGGCCGCGACGATCTTGGCGACGAAGGCATACGGAAGTGATGCGGGTGTGGACATGAGGGACTCTCCTTGACGTCGGGGTTCTTCGTGGGACGAGTTCAGCGTATGACGAGCAAGGGCATGTGAGAAGTGGCGTATACGGCAGTATTGCTATTGTTCACGCCATGCGTATCGGACTGATCGCGATCGACGGCTGCTTCGGTTCGGCTGTCGCGTCGGTCATCGACATCGTGCGGGTGGCCGACGGAGCCCGCGGCGATGTCGACCCGCGGATCGGCCCGATCGAACTCGCCATCCTCGGACCGAAACGGAGAGTGACCACGACGGCATCGATGACCCTGTCGGTGGACCACCCGCTGTCGGAGTCGGCAGAGTTCGACGTGGTCGTCGTGCCTGCGCTTGGAACCCTTACGGCCGCCGCTACCAACGACGTCCTCCAGAGCCGAGATGCTCGTTCGGTCATCGCCTCGCTCGGGCGCCTCGACGAGGCGACCACCCGGATCGCCGCGGCGTGCACCGGCGTGTTCGCTGTCGCCGAGACCGGACGGATGCATCATCGGCGGGCGACGACCAGCTGGTTCCTGGGGCCGGAGTTCCTGAAGCGCTATCCGACCGTCGCCCTCGATCTCGACACCATGGTCGTGGTCGACGGGAACCTCGTCACCGCCGGCGCCGCGTTCGCCCACATCGACCTCGCGCTCTCACTCGTGCGATCGATCAGCCCCGACCTGGCCCAACATGTCGCCAAGCTCCTCATCATCGACGAGCGTCCGTCGCAGGCGGCCTTCGTCGCCTACGAACATCTCCGGCACGAGGACCCGATCGTCGTCGAGTTCGAACGCTTCGTGCGCGCCCGCCTGGACGAACCGTTCAACGTCGCCTTCGTCGCGCAGTCGCTCGGCACCAGCCGGCGCACCCTCGAACGACGAGTCCGTGCGGCGCTCAACCTCACTCCGCTCGGCTTCGTCCAACGGCTTCGCATCGAACGAGCTCGGCACCTCTCAGCAACCACGGACCTCACCTCCGCCGAGATCGCGCTACGGGTCGGCTACGCGAACGCTGAGACTCTGCGCTCCCTCCTGCGCAGGGAGCGACGCCGTTCCTGACCTATCGCCATGCCTGTAGCCGGTGTCCTAGTGCTCGACTGGAACCACCTCTCAGCACGTCGCGTCGACGCTCCTGCGTCGCCCCTGGACGACCCACTCGACACGCCCGCAGCACAAGCCATGTGACGTGTCCCGGCTTCCCGGACGGTCGGGGTTGGGTGGCTGTGATGTCGCTGCGTTCTCGTCGAGGGGGTCAGCAGACTCGATCCTGAGTTGGCTCATTCGTTTAGCCTCGATCCACCGATGGGATCGGTTGGTTGAGCGCGTCGTGAAGTGAGAATGCCCTTGTGGGGCGGGAGAATTGGAGTTCTTGAGGCAACAATTCGACCGCGACACGAAGGGCATCTCGTAGGTGCGACTCTCTCACACTCTTGGGCGAACCTCAGTAGCGTTCGATGATCCGAATCTCGTGTCGGCTGGCGGACTGGTCCCGGTGCTGGCGCTGGCCGAGTCCGCGGGGCTGGAGGAACTGACCGATGAGCGGTTGTCGGTGCCGACGGACAAGGGCGCGAACGCTGGTTTGAAGGTGGCGTCGCTGGTCGCCGGGATGGTCGCCGGCGCGGACAGCATCGACGACATGGCGCTCCTGCGACACGGCGGGATGGGCCGGGTCTTCACTCGGGCGTACGCCCCCTCGACGCTGGGATCGTTCCTGCGAGCGTTCACCTTCGGTCACGTCCGCCAACTGGACGCGGTCGCCTCCCGGTTCCTGATCGGCCTGGCCGATCGGGCCCGGAGCACTGAAACCGGGCCAGGTACCGACGGCGGCTACATGTTGCTCGATGTCGATGACACGATCATCGAGGTCCACGGGCACGCCAAGCAGGGTGCCGGGTTCGGCTATTCCGGGGTCCGCGGCTTGAACGCGCTCCTGGCCACGGTCACCACGGCCGGCCGCGCGCCGGTGATCGTGGCCCAACGGCTGCGCAAGGGGGCGTGCGGGTCACCACGCGGCGCGAAACGACTGGTCGCCGACGCGGTGAAAACCACCCGCCGCGTGCTGGGTGAAGACCGGCCGGTATTGGTTCGGGCGGATTCGGCCTTCTATACCCGCGGGGCAGTCCACGGCGCTCTCAAAGGGGGTGCCGCGGTGTCGGTCACGGTTAGGATGAACACCGCGGTGAAGAAAGCGATCTCG
This genomic window from Flexivirga oryzae contains:
- a CDS encoding GMC oxidoreductase yields the protein MFGPVQEIPTANNRVTLAEGVTDSVGQPVAHIHQSLHPETIKAASAHRGRAEEWLKASGAHEIWGSPLTAFWPAGQHQAGTLRMGADPRTSVVDPSGRVHGHDNLWVMDGSLHPTNGGFNPVLTIYAMALYCSRQLLGSSSPPESVD
- a CDS encoding putative quinol monooxygenase, whose translation is MSTPASLPYAFVAKIVAADGQHDALADLLAGAVALANEEEGTIVWFAVRTHADTFWIFDAFPDEAARDAHANGAIVAALTANQHLLGAAPEILAADVLASKLP
- the trmB gene encoding tRNA (guanosine(46)-N7)-methyltransferase TrmB; amino-acid sequence: MSQPDPPVHLARTRSFTRRSGRMVERHHRALAEHGPHYLLDVPMVGEGTTVEPSFALNVAAAFGRSAPLVVEIGSGGGDCAVHAAGEHPDWNFLAIEVWVPGVAQTVAKAVHEGVDNVRLICADAAQALPSMLGPGSVREVWTFFPDPWPKLKHHKRRLVQPDFAGKIAELLEPEGNWRLATDWAGYAWQFRDVVEGCSGLTNPYAGRLADPGDIDVDPRGDHGGFAPRFEGRVQTRFERKGLAAGRVVRDVVGTRHVDSRHL
- a CDS encoding tyrosine-type recombinase/integrase, which codes for MVIHRDQRRADVREALNEFEKWLLRERSAQERTAAAYTARVAAFVEWLPAPVDQSLATLTAAKVTEWVNLEAARGLKASTLGKQLVMLRSFLQYAHRSGRTGQDLSGVVPHAAAWRLSSIPDPVPAGTIEALFATLDLHSAKGLRDRAILLLLTGLGLRACEIAGLRLDDIGWRTGTLRVRGKGDRVDELPLPDEIGQALEDYVLHGRGGRIVGEEVFFTVIDPVQPLTANGVCGTVRQICIKAGVEKFGPHRLRHTFATGMLASGATLQEIQRLLRHAHLRTTAIYTKVDTNRLAALAPEWPAAASSRRTR
- a CDS encoding GlxA family transcriptional regulator; the protein is MRIGLIAIDGCFGSAVASVIDIVRVADGARGDVDPRIGPIELAILGPKRRVTTTASMTLSVDHPLSESAEFDVVVVPALGTLTAAATNDVLQSRDARSVIASLGRLDEATTRIAAACTGVFAVAETGRMHHRRATTSWFLGPEFLKRYPTVALDLDTMVVVDGNLVTAGAAFAHIDLALSLVRSISPDLAQHVAKLLIIDERPSQAAFVAYEHLRHEDPIVVEFERFVRARLDEPFNVAFVAQSLGTSRRTLERRVRAALNLTPLGFVQRLRIERARHLSATTDLTSAEIALRVGYANAETLRSLLRRERRRS
- the lepA gene encoding translation elongation factor 4, which translates into the protein MARKALPPAATPPDLIRNFCIIAHIDHGKSTLADRMLQITGVVDERAMRAQYLDRMDIERERGITIKSQAVRMPWEAGGTTYCLNMIDTPGHVDFTYEVSRSLAACEGAILLVDAAQGIEAQTLANLYLAMENDLTIIPVLNKIDLPAAQPERYAEELSGLIGCEPDEVLQVSGKTGVGVEALLDEIVGQFPAPTGDADAPARAMIFDSVYDTYRGVVTYVRVVDGALHPRERIQMMSTGAHHELLEIGVISPEPVPADGLGVGEVGYLITGVKDVRQSRVGDTVTAARGGATEPLGGYRDPKPMVFSGLYPIDGSDYPILRDALDKLKLNDAALVYEPETSAALGFGFRVGFLGMLHLEIVRERLEREFDLDLISTLPSVVYEVTLDDGRTVTVTNPSEFPEGKVAAITEPVVRGTILAPSEFIGAIMELCQSRRGTLRGMDYLSPERVEMRYTLPLAEIVFDFFDALKSKTRGYASLDYEPDGEQDADLVKVDVLLQGDKVDAFSTIVHREKAYSYGVMMATKLKELIPRQQFEVPIQAAIGTRVIARETIRAIRKDVLAKCYGGDISRKRKLLEKQKEGKKRMKMVGSVEVPQEAFIAALSQDSGAEKAKK
- a CDS encoding tyrosine-type recombinase/integrase, with protein sequence MMSELAPLLQRFFTDKLDRHLNASVHTKAAYADTFRLLLGYAERATGIAPSALTLADLDADLIGGFLQHLETERRNSPATRNTRRAALRSFFTYASYRAPDAIATISQVLAIPAKRTKTTLVSFLTAAEAEALISAPDTSTWLGRRDRLLLHLGIQTGLRVSELISLRIDSITIGPHSQLECVGKGRKQRVIPLQKNTVKLVTAWLAERPPQAEGPLFPTSTGTALTRAAVGKLVTRHAATAAKRCPSLAGKNVTPHTLRHTCAMSLLHAGIDTASIALWLGHANIQTTQIYLHADLEIKRRTLERVPAIDERPPARYQASDALIAFLKNR
- a CDS encoding ISL3 family transposase, translated to MPDATFACPDVTTFCRLDRLGLEVTGQRLEPGRAVLACRVVAGEFDDWCQVCGCQGAARDTVIRKLAHEPFGWRPTTLVVTVRRYRCTGCGRVWRQDTSKAAEPRAKLSRQALRWALNALVCQHLTVARVAESLAVSWDTANNAVLAEGRRVLIADPSRFAGVTTIGVDEHVWRHTRKGDKYVTVIIDLTAVRNQTGPARLLDMVEGRSKQVFATWLQARPQAWRDGIEVVAMDGFTGFKTAATEQLPDVTPVMDPFHVIQLAGDGLDRCRQRVQQATRGHRGRKGDPLYGVRRTLHTGKELLTSKQKTRLDAVFADQEHVQVEITWGVYQDMVAAYRDPDRAAGRKALRVLIAKISAGVPAELAEIVTLGRTLKRRAADILAYFDRPGTSNGPTEAINGRLEHLRGSALGFRNLTNYIAYAEFRISDGMSTSGLC
- a CDS encoding tyrosine-type recombinase/integrase, with translation MTGLRELLEGYLATRRALGFKLATPGKALDAFVGWMEEAGEPTIRHDLATAWASQFSRGTVLEYLNYVRQFAAHVAWFDPATEIPILDGRPYGAHRPRPLIFTSDQIDMLLAAAGRLTPQVRAASWQTLLGLLTVTGMRISEARNLDDGDIALDESGDGSGWARVTDTKFGKSRLVPLRSSTMAAINRYQRLRDKTFPVPKTAAVFVARRGTRLARSTAGNTFREIREMAGLAGGPNQPAARLHDFRHSFATTTLIGHIRGGGDVDAMMPVLSAFLGHVGPEATYWYLSNTPELAAALAERIQASGADDE
- a CDS encoding IS1380 family transposase, yielding MRLSHTLGRTSVAFDDPNLVSAGGLVPVLALAESAGLEELTDERLSVPTDKGANAGLKVASLVAGMVAGADSIDDMALLRHGGMGRVFTRAYAPSTLGSFLRAFTFGHVRQLDAVASRFLIGLADRARSTETGPGTDGGYMLLDVDDTIIEVHGHAKQGAGFGYSGVRGLNALLATVTTAGRAPVIVAQRLRKGACGSPRGAKRLVADAVKTTRRVLGEDRPVLVRADSAFYTRGAVHGALKGGAAVSVTVRMNTAVKKAISAIGDDGWTPIEYTDAIFDEETKTWISRAEVTEIDFTAFASAKKADRVPGRLVVRRIPDFNADRNKAAGQDTLFDVWRFHAFFTTSDKTVLDTVAADKTHRHHAIIEQVHADLKNSALAHLPSGRFNANAAWLVLAVMAFNLTRAATALSGTDLATATTATIRHKLITVPARVATSARRITVHLPRDWPWETAWAAMFDRVSDPPAVPAA